From the Colletotrichum lupini chromosome 10, complete sequence genome, one window contains:
- a CDS encoding guanine deaminase, producing the protein MALLLAAGKHSSYFDSGDLRRVTAGTRNTDASPDWRSMRTEGRDGFDYPSRGEDENIMTLGRVGMASKTWPCRAALTNKGCLSNLSGGGLNRSRRDLEGPRNGGDVDWKSYGGNAGELSGWSQAEGDESCGRPAASAQFGVAVPHLEKTGMQLEESFFALTLSPVESGPSPVNQSVSVFRVLSLGGVNWGVASWGDPNVEGDGRRANYVYLDLDKKDEAHAFFGFASSVAPHISTVSPFFSFSFPFALLLRLKRGVLGNLNRRDDTHLSPFLPYLTYLILSVPPFATFIPISDHLRLLKHTGNWKQRRRREQRGGDFRFNRRRLCRRQPKTEYPDVTATCDITNSNSIMGDMIRDLPPAAAGATSTETHTPTQAQPQPRNKLFLGSFIHSKTKEQLEYLHGAAVCVDAAGTIVAVEAECGLKKAEAEVLPRLGWAAGDVEVCVGKEGQFFFPGFIDTHVHASQYPNVGIFGKSTLLDWLNTYTFPLESSLADQKKAKRVYTACVKRTLAHGTTTSAYYATIDVAATNLLADICLALGQRAFVGRVCMDREGLCPDYYKDESAADSLRKTRESVEHIRRIDPGFELVAPVLTPRFAPACSGEAMRGLAGLQRELDVLAQTHISENEGEIELVKELFPEAESYTDVYDSHGLLGERMVLAHAIHLSEKEADTIAERGAKVSHCPCSNSSITSGAARVRWLWDKGIDVGLGTDMSGGYSPSILEAARQAALVSRHVAMGLKGEEKERAKLTVEEVLYLGTKGGAKVVGLGGKVGGFEVGLQWDAQLIGLPVVDEDGEQEEDGNVDVFGWESWENRVAKWVFNGDDRNTKMVWVKGRMVHSRK; encoded by the exons ATGGCATTGCTTT TGGCAGCTGGCAAGCACAGCAGCTATTTTGACAGCGGGGATCTACGAAGAGTGACTGCAGGGACCCGGAACACTGATGCTTCTCCCGACTGGCGCAGCATGCGGACGGAAGGGCGGGACGGGTTCGACTACCCGTCTCGAGGGGAAGATGAGAACATTATGACTTTGGGAAGAGTCGGAATGGCG AGTAAGACATGGCCATGCCGTGCCGCCCTGACGAACAAAGGATGCTTATCAAACTTATCAGGCGGTGGCTTGAATAGATCGAGGCGTGACTTGGAAGGGCCGAGGAACGGGGGTGATGTGGATTGGAAGAGCTATGGTGGGAATGCTGGAGAGCTATCCGGATGGAGTCAAGCCGAGGGGGATGAGAGCTGCGGTCGGCCAGCGGCGAGCGCC CAGTTTGGGGTCGCAGTTCCGCACCTCGAGAAGACTGGTATGCAATT AGAGGAAAGCTTCTTTGCTTTGACACTTAGTCCCGTCGAGTCGGGCCCATCCCCTGTCAATCAGTCCGTCTCCGTATTCCGCGTCTTATCTCTTGGAGGGGTAAATTGGGGGGTGGCATCCTGGGGAGACCCGAACGTGGAAGGAGACGGCCGCCGGGCGAACTACGTTTACCTTGACCTTGACAAAAAGGACGAAGCACATGCTTTCTTTGGCTTCGCGTCATCTGTTGCACCGCATATATCTACCGTGTCccccttcttttccttttcttttcccttcgCTTTGCTTTTGCGTTTGAAGAGAGGGGTTTTGGGAAATTTGAACCGAAGAGACGATACCCATCTTTCACCTTTTCTGCCTTACCTCACTTACCTCATCCTCTCCGTACCACCTTTTGCAACGTTCATCCC CATTAGCGATCACCTGCGCCTTTTGAAGCACACGGGGAATTGGAAACAAAGAAGACGGAGAGAGCAACGTGGTGGGGATTTTCGTTTCAACCGCCGCCGACTCTGCCGACGACAACCGAAGACAGAGTATCCCGACGTCACGGCCACCTGCGATATA ACGAATAGCAATAGCATAATGGGCGACATGATCAGGGACCTaccgcccgccgccgccggcgcaACATCAACCGAAACTCACACTCCCACGCAAGCGCAACCGCAGCCGCGCAATAAGCTCTTCCTCGGCTCCTTCATCCACTCAAAGACAAAGGAGCAGCTCGAGTACCTCCACGGTGCGGCCGTCTGCGTCGATGCCGCGGGAACGATTGTTGCTGTGGAAGCGGAGTGCGGTTTGAAGAAGGCCGAGGCGGAGGTTCTGCCGCGCTTGGGGTGGGCAGCTGGCGATGTCGAGGTTTGTGTTGGCAAGGAGGGGCAGTTTTTCTTTCCTGGGTTCATTG ATACCCACGTCCACGCATCACAATACCCCAACGTCGGCATCTTTGGCAAATCAACCCTCCTCGACTGGCTAAACACCTACACCTTCCCCCTCGAATCCTCCCTCGCCGACCAGAAAAAGGCAAAACGCGTCTACACGGCCTGCGTGAAACGCACCCTCGCCCACGGCACCACCACCTCGGCATACTACGCCACAATCGACGTCGCCGCAACGAACCTCCTCGCCGACATCTGCCTCGCCCTCGGCCAGCGGGCGTTCGTCGGGCGGGTATGCATGGACCGCGAAGGGTTGTGCCCGGACTACTACAAGGACGAGTCCGCGGCCGACTCGCTGCGCAAGACGAGGGAGAGCGTGGAGCATATCCGGCGCATCGACCCGGGCTTTGAGCTCGTCGCGCCGGTGCTGACGCCGCGGTTCGCGCCGGCTTGTTCGGGGGAGGCGATGAGGGGACTGGCGGGGTTGCAGCGGGAGTTGGATGTGCTCGCGCAGACGCATATTTCGGAGAATGAGGGGGAGATTGAGCTTGTGAAGGAGTTGTTCCCCGAGGCGGAGAGTTATACGGATGTGTATGACAGCCATGGGCTGTTGGGGGAGAGGATGGTGCTCGCGCACGCGATTCATTTGTCGGAGAAGGAGGCGGATACGATTGCGGAGCGGGGCGCGAAGGTGTCGCATTGTCCGTGTAGTAACAGCTCCATCACGAGCGGTGCGGCGAGGGTGAGGTGGTTGTGGGATAAGGGGATCGATGTCGGGTTGGGGACGGATATGAGCGGCGGGTATAGTCCTAGTATACTCGAGGCGGCGAGGCAGGCTGCGTTGGTGTCGAGGCATGTTGCGATGGGGCTGAAgggggaggagaaggagagggcTAAGTTGACGGTTGAGGAGGTGCTGTATCTCGGTACGAAGGGCGGTGCCAAAGTTGTTGGCTTGGGCGGGAAGGTTGGCGGGTTTGAGGTTGGTTTGCAGTGGGATGCGCAGCTTATTGGGTTGCCTGTTGTCGATGAGGATGGGGAGCAGGAGGAGGATGGGAATGTTGATGTGTTTGGGTGGGAGAGCTGGGAGAATCGGGTTGCGAAGTGGGTGTTTAATGGGGATGATCGGAATACCAAGATGGTTTGGGTCAAGGGGCGGATGGTGCATTCGAGGAAGTAG
- a CDS encoding acyl transferase: MYGTGTGPQTGVSTPRSNASLRPLTLRHGSLETSLLVPTALHFHASQLKDRFNATLPTATDELAQDDEPSSVAELVARYMGFVADEVEKGEDDESGSYEEVLKLVLNEFERGYLQGNEVHALAATLPGIDAKKLVVIRSYYQARQTTGRSIKAYGSALFRASDDGSADIYTIFGGQGNIEEYFEELREIYKTYNPFVGELILNAAELLQNLSKHPEAEKLYPKGLDIMRWLESEDATPDVDYLISAPVSFPLIGLVQLAHYEVTCKVLGVHPGLLRDQISGTTGHSQGIVLAAITAAAESWESWKELAPSALTILFWIGARSQQVFPRTSLTPTMLRESADNGEGTPTPMLSIRDLSQAEVQKHIDATNKYLPADRHISISLINSPRNLVVTGPPISLYGLNAQLRKVKAPTGLDQNRIPHTQRKLRFVHRFLPITAPFHSKYLAEATELIDEDLKNIKIPSKSLGTAVFDTNTGKDLREAGDSNIVPTLIRLITRDPVNWEKATVFPQATHVLDFGPGGISGLGVLTSRNKEGTGVRVILAGSVDGSITEVGYKPELFDRDEEHAVRYAVDWVKEFGPRLVTTSNGDTYVDTKMSRLLGLPPIVVAGMTPCTVPWDFVAATMNAGYHIELAGGGYFDPNMMTAALRKIEGAIPAGRGIGVNLIYVNPRAMQWQIPMLGRLRAEGVPIEGLTIGAGVPSVEVAQEYIDTLGLKHISFKPGSVDAIQAVINIAKANPTFPVLLQWTGGRGGGHHSYEDFHQPILTMYPRIRRQENIILVAGSGFGGAEDTYPYLTGEWSKSYGYPPMPFDGTLFGSRMMVAKEAKTSPAAKQAIIDAPGVEDSEWEKSYTGPTGGVVTVLSEMGEPIHKLATRGVLFWAEMDKKIFSLPKEKRVAELKKNRDYIVKKLNDDFQKVWFGRNRAGQAVDLEDMTYGEVVRRMVDLLYIRHEQRWIDPTFIRLTGDFIRRVEERFTSKPGQVAQLQDFKDLQTPYETVEKILSHYPDAETQLINAQDVQHFLMLCLRPIQKPVTFIPTLDENFDFYFKKDSLWQSEDLGAVIGQDVGRTCILQGPTAVKFSKVIDEPIKDILDGIHKTHVEYLTRDLYKGEKKAIPTIEYFGGKLIETEIPVEDVDGLTVSYDDAHKNTYRLSTSPSATLPSLDAWLALLAGPDRSWRHALLTSEVVVQGQKFQTNPLKRIFAPTRGLFVEIHNPKDAKNTKIIVKEQPRHNQYVDVIEVKLEGKNEIVVNMIKDTTALGKPVALPLKFTYHPEAGYAPIHEVMEGRNDRIKEFYWRAWFGDETFNLDADVSSKFDGGKATITGESINDFIHAVGNTGEAFVERPGKTVYAPMDFAIVVGWKAITKPIFPRTIDGDLLKLVHLSNEFRMKPGAEPLKKGDEVSTTAQINAVINQESGKMVEVCGTIYRDGEAVMDVTSQFLYRGAYTDYENTFQRKMETPIQLHLATSKDVAVLKSKQWFNTDDLPRDLDLLGQTLTFRLQSFYRYKTKTMYSSVSTQGQVLLELPTKEIIQVASVDYEAGQSNGNPVVDYLERTGAPLDQPLHFENPIPLSGRTPLQLRAPATNENYARVSGDYNPIHVSRVFANYAALPGTITHGMYSSAAVRSLVETWAAENNIGRVRSFHASLVGMVLPNDDLQVKLQHVGMVSGRKIIKVEASNKETEEKVLLGEAEVEQPVTAYVFTGQGSQEQGMGMELYASSDVAKDVWDRADKYLLDNYGFSITNIVKNNPKELTVYFGGPRGKAIRQNYMAMTFETVAADGSIKSERIFKEIDEKTTSYTYRSPTGLLSATQFTQPALTLMEKASFEDMKSKGLVPRDCTFAGHSLGEYSALAALAEVMPIESLVSVVFYRGLTMQVAVERDAAGRSNYSMCAINPSRISKTFNEEALQFVVDCISEETGWLLEIVNYNIANMQYVAAGDLRALDTLTGVTNFLKQQKIDIEEMRGNIDEAKGALKEIIKGSAEATLKKPTPLELQRGFATIPLRGIDVPFHSTFLRSGVKPFRSFLLKKINKTTIDPAKLVGKYIPNVTAKPFAITKEYFEDVYKLTNSPKIAQILANWDQYTQDGPGPNGVNGLAGEHEGPGAAA; the protein is encoded by the coding sequence ATGTACGGCACTGGAACAGGCCCTCAAACGGGCGTTTCTACCCCTCGATCCAACGCTTCTCTGCGACCTCTCACTCTCCGCCACGGTTCTCTCGAGACCTCCCTCCTCGTACCGACCGCCCTGCACTTCCACGCCTCTCAATTGAAGGACCGCTTCAATGCCACTCTCCCCACCGCCACAGATGAGCTTGCTCAGGATGACGAGCCTTCATCCGTTGCAGAGCTGGTCGCAAGATACATGGGCTTCGTCGCCGACGAGGTCGAGAAGGGCGAGGATGACGAGTCAGGCTCTTACGAGGAGGTTCTGAAGCTCGTCCTTAACGAGTTCGAGCGCGGCTACCTCCAAGGCAACGAGGTTCACGCCCTCGCTGCCACGCTGCCCGGCATTGACGCCAAGAAGTTGGTCGTCATCCGCAGCTACTACCAAGCCAGACAGACCACTGGTCGCTCCATCAAGGCCTACGGATCTGCGCTCTTCCGCGCATCCGATGATGGCTCCGCCGATATCTACACCATTTTCGGCGGTCAGGGCAACATCGAGGAGTACTTCGAGGAGTTGCGCGAGATCTACAAGACCTACAACCCCTTCGTCGGCGAGCTTATTTTGAACGCTGCCGAGCTCCTTCAGAACCTGTCCAAGCACCCCGAGGCTGAGAAGCTTTACCCCAAGGGCTTGGATATCATGAGATGGCTTGAGAGCGAGGACGCGACCCCCGATGTCGACTACCTCATCTCAGCGCCCGTCAGCTTCCCCTTGATTGGTCTCGTTCAGCTTGCGCACTACGAGGTCACTTGCAAGGTGTTGGGTGTTCACCCTGGTCTGCTCCGCGACCAGATCAGTGGTACGACTGGTCACTCCCAGGGCATTGTGCTCGCTGCCATCACTGCCGCTGCCGAGTCCTGGGAGTCATGGAAGGAGCTTGCCCCTTCTGCGCTCACCATTCTCTTCTGGATCGGTGCCCGCAGCCAGCAGGTGTTCCCCCGCACCTCGTTGACGCCCACCATGCTGAGAGAGTCGGCCGACAACGGCGAGGGTACCCCCACACCCATGCTTAGCATCAGAGACCTCTCTCAGGCTGAGGTCCAGAAGCACATTGATGCAACCAACAAGTACCTGCCCGCCGATCGCCATATCTCCATCTCCCTGATCAACAGCCCGCGCAACCTGGTTGTCACGGGTCCTCCCATTTCCTTGTACGGTCTCAACGCGCAGCTTCGCAAGGTCAAGGCTCCCACGGGCCTGGACCAGAACCGTATCCCCCACACCCAGCGAAAGCTCCGCTTCGTTCACCGCTTCCTGCCCATCACTGCACCCTTCCACAGCAAGTATCTTGCTGAGGCGACGGAGCTCATTGACGAGGACTTGAAGAACATCAAGATCCCCTCCAAGTCTCTGGGCACTGCGGTCTTCGACACCAACACTGGCAAGGATCTCCGTGAGGCCGGCGACAGCAACATTGTCCCTACCCTCATTCGTCTCATCACCAGAGACCCCGTCAACTGGGAGAAGGCCACCGTCTTCCCTCAGGCCACCCACGTCCTTGACTTTGGTCCTGGCGGTATTTCTGGTCTTGGTGTTCTCACCAGCCGAAACAAGGAGGGTACTGGTGTTCGCGTTATCCTCGCTGGCTCCGTTGATGGCTCCATCACGGAGGTCGGCTACAAGCCCGAGCTCTTTGACCGTGACGAGGAGCACGCGGTCAGATACGCTGTGGACTGGGTTAAGGAGTTCGGTCCTCGCTTGGTCACCACATCTAACGGCGATACCTACGTCGATACTAAGATGAGCAGACTTTTGGGTCTTCCTCCCATCGTCGTCGCTGGTATGACTCCTTGCACGGTCCCCTGGGACTTCGTCGCTGCCACCATGAACGCTGGCTACCACATCGAGTTGGCCGGTGGTGGCTACTTCGACCCCAACATGATGACCGCCGCTTTGCGAAAGATTGAGGGTGCCATCCCGGCTGGACGTGGTATCGGTGTCAACTTGATCTACGTCAACCCCCGTGCCATGCAATGGCAAATCCCCATGCTCGGGAGACTCAGAGCTGAGGGTGTTCCCATTGAGGGCCTGACCATCGGCGCTGGTGTTCCTTCCGTCGAGGTTGCCCAGGAGTACATCGACACCTTGGGTCTCAAGCACATCAGCTTCAAGCCCGGCTCCGTCGACGCTATCCAAGCTGTCATCAACATCGCCAAGGCCAACCCAACCTTCCCCGTGCTCTTGCAGTGGACTGGTGGTCGTGGAGGTGGTCACCACTCTTACGAGGATTTCCACCAGCCTATTCTCACCATGTACCCTCGCATTCGTCGCCAGGAGAACATCATCCTGGTTGCTGGCAGTGGTTTCGGTGGTGCCGAGGATACCTACCCGTACCTCACTGGTGAATGGTCCAAGAGCTACGGCTACCCTCCCATGCCCTTCGACGGTACTCTCTTCGGTAGTCGCATGATGGTCGCCAAGGAGGCCAAGACTAGCCCTGCTGCCAAGCAGGCCATCATCGACGCCCCTGGTGTTGAAGACAGCGAGTGGGAGAAGTCCTACACTGGACCTACCGGTGGTGTCGTTACTGTTCTGTCTGAGATGGGCGAGCCTATTCACAAGCTTGCTACTCGTGGTGTCCTCTTCTGGGCTGAGATGGACAAGAAGATCTTCTCCCTCCCTAAGGAGAAGCGCGTCGCTGAGCTGAAGAAGAACCGCGACTACATTGTCAAGAAGCTCAACGACGACTTCCAGAAGGTTTGGTTCGGTCGCAACCGTGCTGGCCAGGCTGTCGATTTGGAGGACATGACCTACGGCGAGGTTGTCCGCCGCATGGTTGACTTGCTTTACATCCGTCACGAGCAGCGCTGGATCGACCCCACCTTCATCAGACTCACTGGTGACTTCATCCGCCGTGTTGAGGAGCGCTTCACCTCCAAGCCTGGCCAGGTCGCTCAGCTGCAGGACTTCAAGGACCTCCAGACTCCTTACGAGACTGTTGAGAAGATTCTCTCGCACTACCCTGACGCCGAGACTCAGCTCATCAACGCCCAGGATGTCCAGCACTTCTTGATGCTCTGCCTCCGTCCCATTCAGAAGCCTGTCACGTTCATCCCTACCCTGGATGAGAACTTTGACTTCTACTTCAAGAAGGACTCCCTCTGGCAGTCTGAGGACCTCGGCGCCGTCATTGGCCAGGATGTTGGACGTACCTGCATTCTCCAGGGACCTACTGCTGTCAAGTTCTCCAAGGTCATTGACGAGCCCATCAAGGACATCCTTGATGGAATTCACAAGACGCACGTTGAGTACTTGACCAGAGACCTTTACAAGGGCGAGAAGAAGGCCATTCCTACCATTGAGTACTTTGGTGGCAAGCTCATCGAGACTGAGATCCCTGTCGAGGATGTCGATGGCCTCACCGTCTCCTACGATGATGCCCACAAGAACACCTACCGCCTCTCCACCTCGCCTTCCGCGACCCTTCCTAGCCTCGATGCATGGCTGGCCCTGCTTGCCGGTCCCGATCGCAGCTGGCGCCACGCTCTTTTGACCTCTGAGGTTGTTGTTCAGGGCCAAAAGTTCCAGACCAACCCTCTCAAGCGTATCTTCGCACCCACCCGCGGTCTCTTCGTTGAGATCCACAACCCCAAGGATGCGAAGAACACCAAGATCATTGTCAAGGAGCAGCCTCGCCACAACCAGTACGTTGATGTCATCGAGGTCAAGCTGGAGGGCAAGAACGAGATCGTTGTCAACATGATCAAGGACACCACTGCTCTTGGCAAGCCTGTTGCTCTGCCTCTCAAGTTCACCTACCACCCTGAGGCCGGTTACGCCCCGATCCACGAAGTCATGGAGGGTCGCAACGACCGCATCAAGGAATTCTACTGGCGTGCGTGGTTCGGTGACGAGACCTTCAACCTCGATGCCGATGTTAGCAGTAAGTTCGACGGTGGCAAGGCCACCATCACCGGTGAGAGCATCAACGACTTCATCCACGCCGTTGGCAACACTGGCGAGGCCTTCGTTGAGCGTCCCGGCAAGACTGTTTACGCTCCCATGGATTTCGCCATCGTCGTTGGCTGGAAGGCCATCACCAAGCCCATCTTCCCTCGCACCATTGACGGTGACCTGCTCAAGCTTGTTCACTTGTCCAATGAGTTCCGCATGAAGCCTGGTGCTGAGCCTCTTAAGAAGGGCGATGAGGTCTCCACCACCGCTCAGATCAACGCCGTCATCAACCAGGAGTCTGGTAAGATGGTTGAGGTCTGCGGTACCATCTACCGCGATGGTGAGGCTGTCATGGACGTCACCTCCCAGTTCCTGTACCGCGGTGCTTACACCGACTACGAGAACACCTTCCAGCGCAAGATGGAGACGCCCATCCAGCTTCACTTGGCCACCAGCAAGGACGTTGCTGTTCTTAAGTCGAAGCAGTGGTTCAACACTGATGACCTGCCCCGCGACCTCGACCTCCTCGGACAGACGCTTACCTTCCGTCTTCAGAGCTTCTACCGCTACAAGACCAAGACGATGTACAGCAGCGTCTCCACTCAGGGCCAGGTTCTTCTTGAGCTCCCCACCAAGGAGATCATCCAGGTCGCCAGCGTTGATTACGAGGCCGGCCAGTCCAACGGCAACCCCGTTGTTGACTACCTCGAGCGCACTGGTGCCCCTCTCGACCAGCCCCTCCACTTTGAGAACCCCATCCCTCTCAGCGGTCGTACCCCTCTGCAGCTTCGCGCCCCTGCCACTAACGAGAACTACGCTCGTGTCTCCGGTGACTACAACCCCATTCACGTTTCTCGCGTGTTTGCCAACTACGCTGCCCTCCCCGGCACCATTACTCACGGCATGTACTCCAGCGCTGCCGTCCGTAGCTTGGTTGAAACCTGGGCTGCTGAGAACAACATTGGTCGTGTCCGCAGCTTCCACGCTTCTCTGGTTGGCATGGTCCTCCCCAACGACGACCTTCAGGTCAAGCTTCAGCACGTTGGTATGGTTTCTGGCCGCAAGATTATCAAGGTCGAGGCCAGCAACAAGGAGACTGAGGAGAAGGTTCTTCTCGGTGAGGCCGAGGTTGAGCAGCCTGTGACTGCCTACGTCTTCACCGGTCAAGGTTCCCAGGAGCAGGGCATGGGTATGGAGCTCTACGCTAGCAGTGACGTCGCCAAGGACGTCTGGGACCGTGCCGACAAGTACCTCCTGGACAACTACGGCTTCTCCATCACCAACATTGTCAAGAACAACCCGAAGGAGCTTACCGTTTACTTCGGCGGCCCTCGCGGCAAGGCCATCCGCCAGAACTACATGGCCATGACCTTCGAGACCGTTGCCGCCGATGGAAGCATCAAGTCTGAGCGCATCTTCAAGGAGATTGACGAGAAGACCACCTCTTACACCTACCGCTCGCCCACTGGCCTGCTGTCCGCCACTCAGTTCACTCAGCCTGCCCTTACCCTCATGGAGAAGGCTAGCTTTGAGGACATGAAGTCAAAGGGTCTTGTTCCCCGTGACTGCACTTTCGCCGGTCACTCCCTGGGTGAGTACTCTGCCCTCGCCGCCTTGGCCGAGGTCATGCCCATTGAGAGTTTGGTGTCGGTCGTCTTCTACCGTGGCTTGACCATGCAAGTCGCTGTCGAGCGTGACGCCGCTGGCCGATCCAACTACTCCATGTGCGCCATCAACCCGAGCAGAATCTCCAAGACTTTCAACGAGGAGGCTCTGCAGTTCGTTGTCGACTGCATCTCTGAGGAGACTGGCTGGCTCCTTGAGATTGTCAACTACAACATTGCCAACATGCAGTACGTGGCTGCTGGTGACCTGCGCGCGCTCGACACCCTCACTGGCGTCACCAACTTCCTCAAGCAACAGAAGATTGACATTGAGGAGATGCGTGGCAACATCGACGAGGCCAAGGGTGCTCTCAAGGAGATCATCAAGGGCAGCGCCGAGGCTACCCTCAAGAAGCCCACGCCCCTGGAGCTCCAGCGTGGCTTCGCGACGATTCCTCTCCGCGGTATCGATGTGCCTTTCCACTCGACCTTCCTGCGGTCTGGCGTCAAGCCTTTCAGATCGTTCCTTCTCAAGAAGATCAACAAGACGACGATCGACCCTGCCAAGCTTGTCGGCAAATACATCCCCAACGTGACAGCGAAGCCTTTCGCCATCACCAAGGAATACTTTGAGGATGTCTACAAGCTGACCAACTCGCCCAAGATTGCTCAAATCTTGGCGAACTGGGATCAGTACACCCAGGACGGCCCTGGCCCCAACGGAGTCAATGGCCTCGCTGGTGAGCACGAGGGCCCTGGTGCCGCAGCATAG